One Polynucleobacter sp. MWH-Spelu-300-X4 genomic window carries:
- the carB gene encoding carbamoyl-phosphate synthase large subunit, protein MPKRTDIKSILIIGAGPIVIGQACEFDYSGAQACKALRSEGYKVILVNSNPATIMTDPEMADVTYIEPITWEVVERIIAKEKPDAILPTMGGQTALNCALDLHRHGVLKKYGCELIGASPEAIDKAEDRQKFKEAMTKIGLGSAKSGIAHSMEDAHAVQQQIAAETGGAGYPVIIRPSFTMGGSGGGIAYNREEFEEICKRGLDLSPTRELLIEESLLGWKEYEMEVVRDRKDNCIIVCSIENLDPMGVHTGDSITVAPAQTLTDREYQILRNASLAVLREIGVDTGGSNVQFSINPKDGRMIVIEMNPRVSRSSALASKATGFPIAKIAAKLAVGFTLDELQNDITGGKTPASFEPSIDYVVTKIPRFAFEKFPAADKRLTTQMKSVGEVMAIGRTFQESFQKALRGLEVGVDGLDEKSTDLDEITQEIREPGPDRIWYLGDAFRMGMTKEDAFLNTAIDPWFLTQISELIEIEKKLQVRQLKDLSAEELRFVKQKGFSDRRLAKLLKTDAKSVRETRHALKVRPVYKRVDTCAAEFSTNTAYMYSCYEAEHGECEAAPTNKEKIMVLGGGPNRIGQGIEFDYCCVHAALAMREDGYETIMVNCNPETVSTDYDTSDRLYFEPLTLEDVLEIVAIEKPKGVIVQYGGQTPLKLALDLEANGVPIIGTSPDMIDAAEDRERFQKLLQDLGLRQPPNRTARTETEALALADEIGYPLVVRPSYVLGGRAMEIVHDGRDLERYMREAVKVSHDSPVLLDRFLNDAIECDVDCISDGKRVFIGGVMEHIEQAGVHSGDSACSLPPYSLSKETVDEMRRQTAAMAKGLNVVGLMNVQFAIQQVDGKDIVYVLEVNPRASRTVPYVSKATGLQLAKIAARCMAGESLDEQGIGEEVIPPYFSVKEAVFPFNKFPGVDPILGPEMRSTGEVMGVGKTFGEALFKSQLAASTTLPKSGTVLLTVKDSDKVKAVEVAQMLHGMGYSIVATQGTAAAIEAAGVPVKRVNKVKDGRPHIVDMIKNGEIELVFTTVDETRTAIADSRSIRTTAQANRVTYYTTISGAKAAVAGIKAIDQLEVYDLQGLHTSL, encoded by the coding sequence ATGCCTAAGCGTACCGACATAAAAAGTATTTTAATTATTGGCGCGGGTCCTATCGTCATTGGACAGGCCTGCGAATTCGATTACTCAGGCGCTCAAGCTTGTAAAGCTTTGCGATCAGAGGGTTATAAAGTTATTTTGGTTAATAGCAATCCTGCGACCATCATGACAGATCCTGAGATGGCTGATGTGACATACATTGAGCCGATCACATGGGAAGTGGTTGAGCGCATCATCGCTAAAGAAAAGCCTGATGCTATCTTGCCAACGATGGGTGGGCAAACTGCCTTGAATTGCGCATTAGATTTGCATCGCCATGGTGTTTTAAAGAAATATGGTTGTGAGTTAATTGGAGCGTCTCCTGAAGCTATTGATAAAGCTGAGGATCGTCAAAAGTTCAAAGAGGCTATGACGAAAATTGGTTTGGGTTCTGCTAAGTCAGGCATTGCTCACTCGATGGAAGATGCTCATGCTGTTCAACAACAAATTGCCGCTGAAACAGGTGGCGCTGGTTACCCAGTCATTATTCGCCCATCGTTTACGATGGGTGGTTCTGGCGGCGGTATCGCTTATAACCGTGAAGAATTTGAAGAGATTTGTAAGCGTGGCTTGGATTTATCCCCGACGCGTGAGTTATTGATTGAAGAATCGCTCTTGGGTTGGAAAGAGTATGAGATGGAAGTGGTGCGTGACCGCAAGGACAATTGCATCATCGTTTGTTCTATTGAAAACTTAGATCCAATGGGTGTTCATACAGGTGACTCTATTACGGTTGCGCCTGCTCAAACTCTAACTGATCGCGAATATCAAATTTTACGTAATGCTTCTCTAGCAGTGTTACGTGAAATTGGCGTTGATACAGGTGGTTCAAACGTTCAGTTCTCAATTAATCCAAAAGACGGTCGCATGATCGTGATCGAGATGAATCCTCGCGTATCTCGTTCTTCTGCCTTGGCATCTAAAGCAACAGGTTTCCCAATTGCAAAAATTGCTGCTAAGTTAGCGGTTGGGTTTACTTTGGATGAATTGCAAAATGACATTACTGGCGGTAAAACGCCAGCGTCATTTGAGCCATCAATTGATTATGTTGTAACAAAAATACCGCGTTTTGCATTTGAAAAGTTCCCCGCAGCTGATAAGCGTTTGACAACGCAAATGAAATCTGTGGGTGAGGTGATGGCGATTGGTCGCACATTCCAAGAGTCTTTCCAAAAAGCATTGCGTGGTTTGGAGGTTGGTGTTGATGGGCTAGATGAGAAATCAACAGACCTTGATGAGATTACTCAGGAGATTCGTGAGCCTGGCCCTGATCGCATTTGGTATTTGGGCGATGCTTTCCGTATGGGAATGACAAAGGAAGATGCCTTCCTTAATACGGCTATTGATCCTTGGTTCTTGACTCAAATTTCTGAATTAATAGAAATTGAGAAAAAACTACAAGTTCGTCAGTTAAAAGATTTAAGCGCGGAAGAATTGCGCTTTGTTAAGCAAAAAGGATTTTCAGATCGCCGCTTAGCTAAATTATTAAAGACGGATGCCAAGTCTGTTCGTGAAACCCGTCATGCGTTAAAAGTAAGACCTGTTTACAAGCGTGTTGATACTTGCGCTGCAGAGTTCTCCACAAATACTGCTTATATGTATTCATGCTATGAAGCTGAGCATGGTGAGTGTGAGGCAGCACCGACTAATAAAGAGAAAATCATGGTTTTGGGCGGTGGCCCGAATCGTATTGGTCAGGGTATCGAGTTTGATTACTGTTGCGTGCATGCTGCCTTAGCTATGCGTGAGGACGGATATGAAACTATCATGGTGAACTGTAATCCTGAAACGGTTTCTACTGACTATGACACTTCTGACCGTTTGTATTTCGAGCCATTAACGCTTGAAGACGTATTGGAGATCGTGGCTATTGAGAAACCGAAGGGTGTGATTGTTCAATACGGTGGGCAAACGCCTTTGAAATTGGCTTTGGATTTGGAGGCTAATGGTGTGCCAATTATTGGCACAAGCCCAGATATGATCGATGCTGCAGAAGATCGTGAGCGCTTCCAGAAGTTATTGCAAGATTTAGGTTTGCGTCAGCCACCTAATAGGACTGCTCGCACTGAGACTGAGGCATTGGCTTTAGCGGATGAGATTGGTTATCCATTGGTGGTTCGTCCATCTTATGTATTGGGCGGTCGAGCGATGGAGATTGTTCATGACGGCCGTGATCTTGAGCGTTATATGCGTGAAGCGGTCAAGGTTTCTCATGATTCACCAGTATTGCTAGATCGTTTCTTGAATGATGCGATTGAGTGTGATGTGGACTGTATTTCGGATGGTAAGAGAGTCTTTATTGGCGGCGTGATGGAACACATCGAGCAGGCTGGCGTTCACTCAGGTGATTCAGCATGTTCATTACCGCCATATTCATTATCCAAAGAAACAGTTGATGAGATGCGCCGTCAAACTGCTGCGATGGCCAAGGGTCTTAACGTGGTTGGTTTGATGAACGTACAGTTTGCGATTCAACAAGTTGATGGCAAAGACATCGTATATGTTTTGGAAGTGAATCCGCGCGCATCTAGAACGGTGCCGTATGTATCTAAAGCAACTGGTTTGCAATTAGCGAAAATTGCAGCACGTTGTATGGCTGGTGAAAGTTTGGACGAGCAGGGTATTGGAGAAGAGGTTATCCCTCCATATTTCTCTGTGAAAGAAGCCGTATTCCCATTCAACAAATTTCCAGGTGTAGACCCAATCTTAGGACCAGAGATGCGTTCGACTGGTGAGGTGATGGGGGTTGGCAAGACGTTTGGTGAGGCCTTATTCAAGTCGCAGTTAGCAGCTAGTACAACTTTACCTAAATCTGGCACGGTGCTTTTAACTGTCAAAGATAGCGATAAGGTAAAGGCTGTTGAAGTTGCTCAAATGTTGCATGGTATGGGTTATTCGATTGTTGCTACGCAGGGTACAGCGGCGGCTATTGAAGCTGCTGGGGTTCCTGTCAAGCGTGTTAACAAAGTTAAAGATGGTCGCCCGCATATTGTGGACATGATTAAGAATGGCGAAATTGAGTTGGTATTTACAACTGTTGATGAAACAAGAACAGCAATTGCTGACTCAAGATCTATTCGTACAACCGCACAGGCGAATCGTGTAACGTATTACACAACGATTAGTGGTGCAAAAGCAGCTGTTGCTGGTATTAAAGCAATTGACCAATTGGAAGTTTATGACTTGCAAGGTCTCCATACTTCTCTTTAA
- the carA gene encoding glutamine-hydrolyzing carbamoyl-phosphate synthase small subunit — protein MPPLILSLPPAVLALADGTLFTGYSIGAPGQSAGEVVFNTAITGYQEILTDPSYSRQLVTLTYPHIGNVGVNQQDCESTKIHAAGLIIKDLSSIASNFRSEKTLSDYLAGEGVVGISGIDTRKLTRILRDKGAQPGAIVAGKVGDSIESIREKALAAAKSFPGMAGLDLAQVVTTSEVYEWTEGEWGLTSDDGKPGFTKLDKPLKHVVAYDFGVKRNILRMLSERGCRLTVVPAKTSAAEVLAMNPDGVFLSNGPGDPEPCDYAIAAAKTFIDKGIPTFGICLGHQIMGLAAGAKTLKMKFGHHGANHPVKDLDNGRVVITSQNHGFAVDATTLPANVRPTHVSLFDGSLQGLAWTDKPAFCFQGHPEASPGPHDIAYLFDRFIKLM, from the coding sequence CTGCCACCGTTAATTCTTTCTTTACCCCCAGCAGTCTTGGCCCTTGCCGATGGAACCCTTTTTACGGGTTATAGCATTGGTGCGCCTGGCCAATCTGCCGGTGAGGTTGTTTTTAATACTGCGATAACTGGATACCAAGAGATTCTCACGGATCCAAGCTATTCACGTCAGTTGGTTACCTTAACTTACCCCCATATCGGTAATGTTGGTGTTAATCAGCAGGATTGTGAGTCTACTAAGATTCACGCGGCTGGTTTGATCATCAAGGACCTGTCTTCAATTGCGTCCAATTTCCGTAGCGAAAAAACGCTGAGCGATTATTTGGCTGGTGAGGGTGTGGTTGGTATTTCTGGCATTGATACAAGAAAATTGACGCGCATTTTGCGTGATAAAGGTGCTCAACCGGGAGCGATTGTTGCTGGTAAGGTGGGTGACTCTATTGAAAGTATTCGTGAGAAAGCTTTAGCGGCAGCTAAGAGCTTTCCTGGTATGGCTGGGTTGGATCTTGCTCAGGTAGTAACCACTTCCGAAGTTTACGAGTGGACTGAGGGGGAATGGGGTTTAACTTCTGATGATGGTAAGCCAGGGTTTACAAAACTAGATAAGCCTTTAAAGCACGTTGTGGCTTATGACTTTGGTGTAAAGCGCAATATTTTGAGGATGTTGTCCGAGCGTGGTTGTCGTTTAACAGTTGTTCCAGCTAAAACATCCGCTGCAGAAGTTTTAGCAATGAATCCTGATGGTGTATTTTTATCGAATGGCCCTGGAGATCCGGAGCCTTGCGATTACGCAATTGCAGCAGCTAAAACATTCATTGATAAGGGTATTCCAACTTTTGGTATTTGTTTGGGCCATCAAATCATGGGCTTGGCTGCTGGCGCAAAAACATTAAAAATGAAATTTGGTCATCACGGTGCTAATCATCCTGTTAAGGATTTAGATAATGGCCGCGTGGTGATTACTTCTCAAAACCACGGCTTTGCTGTGGATGCAACAACATTGCCAGCTAATGTAAGACCTACCCATGTGTCTTTATTTGATGGTTCATTGCAGGGTTTGGCTTGGACAGATAAGCCAGCCTTCTGTTTCCAGGGTCACCCAGAGGCATCGCCAGGACCGCATGATATTGCCTACCTGTTTGATCGCTTTATTAAATTGATGTGA
- a CDS encoding propionate--CoA ligase, which produces MSAYKAFHERSVKDPQGFWAEQAQLIEWQKPFDQVLDYSNPPFAKWFKGGKTNLCHNAVDRHLKDRPDQQALIAVSTETDQEKIYTFRELHTEVNRMAAILKANGVVKGDRVLIYMPMIAEACFAMLACVRLGAIHSVVFGGFASHSLASRIDDAKPKMVILAEAGARGGKPVPYKPLLDEAIKLSEHKPAKVLVVDRKLVEYTKVEGRDLDYATERAKVMDADVPCEWLDATDPSYILYTSGTTGKPKGVQRDTGGYAVALAASMRHIYGGKPGEAMFTTSDIGWVVGHSYIIYGPLINGMATIMYEGTPLRPDAGIWWQLVEKYKVSVMFSAPTAARVLKKQDPAFLTKYDLSTLRSVFLAGEPLDEPTATWLHQAINKPIVDNYWQTETGWPMLALQRGIEVMPHKFGSPGVPVYGYNMKLLDDATGAELGADQKGVVAIEGPLPPGCMQTVWGDDERFVKTYWQTVPGKLVYSTFDWGIKDKDGYFFILGRTDDVINVAGHRLGTREIEESISSHPNVAEVAVVGVEDKLKGQVAVGFAIPKDANNTATLEAEILKTVDSQLGAVARPARVYVVTALPKTRSGKIVRRALQAVAEGRDPGDLSTLDDQTVLEQIKTLLAS; this is translated from the coding sequence ATGTCTGCATATAAAGCGTTTCATGAGCGTTCTGTCAAAGATCCTCAAGGTTTCTGGGCTGAACAAGCGCAGTTAATTGAATGGCAAAAGCCATTTGATCAGGTGTTGGATTACAGTAATCCACCGTTTGCAAAATGGTTCAAAGGTGGCAAAACAAATTTATGCCATAACGCCGTTGACCGTCACTTAAAAGATCGTCCTGATCAACAGGCTTTGATTGCGGTATCGACAGAAACTGATCAAGAGAAAATTTATACATTTAGAGAGTTGCATACAGAAGTCAATCGCATGGCTGCCATCCTTAAAGCTAATGGTGTGGTGAAGGGTGATCGTGTTTTGATTTATATGCCGATGATTGCGGAAGCTTGCTTTGCGATGTTGGCTTGTGTGCGTTTAGGTGCGATTCATTCGGTGGTGTTTGGTGGTTTTGCTTCTCATAGCTTGGCTTCGCGTATTGATGATGCAAAGCCGAAGATGGTGATTTTGGCTGAGGCAGGTGCGCGTGGCGGTAAACCTGTGCCATATAAGCCTTTATTGGATGAGGCTATTAAGCTTTCAGAGCATAAGCCAGCAAAAGTATTGGTGGTGGATCGTAAGTTGGTGGAGTACACCAAGGTAGAGGGACGTGATTTGGATTACGCCACCGAGCGCGCCAAAGTGATGGATGCCGATGTTCCTTGTGAGTGGTTGGACGCAACAGATCCGTCATACATTCTTTACACATCAGGCACAACTGGTAAGCCTAAAGGAGTGCAACGCGATACGGGTGGTTATGCGGTAGCGTTGGCTGCTTCTATGCGTCATATCTATGGCGGCAAGCCTGGCGAAGCGATGTTTACAACTTCTGATATTGGTTGGGTTGTTGGACATAGTTACATTATTTATGGCCCATTGATTAATGGTATGGCTACCATCATGTATGAAGGTACGCCATTGCGTCCGGATGCTGGTATTTGGTGGCAGTTGGTTGAGAAGTACAAAGTTTCAGTCATGTTCTCCGCACCAACGGCTGCGCGCGTATTGAAAAAACAAGATCCGGCATTTTTAACTAAATATGACTTATCAACATTGCGCTCTGTGTTTTTAGCGGGTGAGCCATTGGATGAGCCAACTGCTACTTGGTTGCACCAAGCTATTAATAAACCAATTGTTGATAACTATTGGCAGACTGAGACAGGTTGGCCAATGTTGGCTTTACAGCGCGGTATTGAAGTGATGCCGCATAAATTTGGTTCCCCAGGCGTGCCTGTCTATGGCTACAACATGAAATTGTTAGATGATGCGACGGGTGCCGAGTTGGGTGCTGATCAAAAAGGTGTGGTGGCAATTGAAGGCCCATTGCCTCCGGGTTGTATGCAAACAGTTTGGGGTGATGACGAGCGCTTTGTTAAGACTTATTGGCAGACGGTACCGGGCAAGCTTGTTTATTCGACTTTTGACTGGGGTATTAAAGATAAAGATGGTTACTTCTTTATTTTAGGTAGAACAGATGACGTGATTAACGTGGCTGGTCACCGTTTGGGAACTCGTGAGATTGAAGAGAGTATTTCAAGTCATCCAAATGTGGCTGAAGTAGCTGTTGTTGGTGTCGAAGATAAGCTAAAGGGGCAGGTAGCGGTTGGTTTTGCTATCCCTAAGGATGCCAACAATACAGCAACATTAGAGGCGGAAATTCTTAAAACGGTGGATTCTCAGCTAGGTGCTGTTGCTAGACCGGCGCGTGTTTATGTTGTGACAGCCTTGCCAAAGACCCGTTCTGGCAAGATTGTTCGTCGTGCGCTGCAGGCTGTGGCTGAGGGTCGTGATCCAGGTGATTTGAGTACCCTAGATGATCAAACAGTTTTGGAGCAAATTAAAACTTTGTTAGCCTCTTAG
- a CDS encoding transglycosylase SLT domain-containing protein translates to MIVEKLIRYVLIASCALIVSACASLNGDWTNEPSSVAKNGKATRAPRVNIDKQSVRSLDAPYNDLWDRIRDGFGFDEMDGPLVIKHVRWYSDRPDYVDRMMSRSSRYLFYIVEEVERRKMPMELALLPFIESAFNPEAFSRAKASGMWQFMPATGKDFKLTQNVFRDERRDVIQSTDAALDYLQRLYKMFGDWPLALAAYNWGEGNVAKAIKRNQSKGLPTDYMSLSMPDETRNYVPKLLAVKRIVEDSKAYGLNLPKLENHPYFVIVTTSKDVDVDLAANFARMSLAEFKLMNPSFNKPVILGVTEPQILLPFGRAESFQDNLNSHKGPLSSWTAIRLGARETVDQLAKRLSVDAAQIREINGIPKGMRIKPGSTVIIPKSKKAADVSESLASNATLNLEKEEQAKKKVKGKKVAANKAGQKLKPKSKKAPAKETKLAENRKKSN, encoded by the coding sequence ATGATTGTTGAGAAGTTGATTCGCTATGTTTTGATTGCATCATGTGCGCTGATTGTCAGTGCCTGTGCATCGTTAAATGGCGATTGGACAAATGAGCCTAGTAGTGTTGCTAAAAATGGAAAGGCAACAAGGGCTCCTAGGGTTAATATTGACAAGCAGTCTGTCCGATCATTAGACGCACCTTATAACGATTTATGGGATCGTATTCGTGATGGTTTCGGATTTGACGAGATGGACGGCCCGTTAGTCATTAAGCACGTCCGCTGGTATTCCGATCGTCCTGATTATGTTGATCGGATGATGTCGCGCTCATCACGCTATCTTTTTTATATCGTTGAGGAAGTCGAGCGGCGTAAGATGCCTATGGAGTTGGCATTATTACCATTTATTGAAAGCGCCTTTAATCCAGAAGCATTTTCCAGGGCTAAGGCATCTGGTATGTGGCAGTTCATGCCTGCTACAGGCAAAGACTTTAAGTTAACGCAAAACGTTTTTAGGGATGAACGACGTGATGTGATTCAGTCAACCGATGCAGCGTTGGATTATTTACAACGCTTATACAAAATGTTTGGTGATTGGCCTTTAGCTTTGGCAGCTTATAACTGGGGCGAGGGTAATGTTGCTAAAGCCATTAAACGTAATCAGTCAAAAGGTTTGCCAACAGATTACATGAGTTTGTCGATGCCTGATGAGACGCGTAATTATGTGCCAAAACTATTAGCGGTCAAGCGAATTGTTGAAGATTCAAAAGCATATGGATTGAATCTTCCTAAATTAGAAAATCACCCATACTTTGTGATTGTCACTACATCTAAAGATGTGGATGTGGATTTAGCTGCAAACTTTGCAAGGATGAGTTTGGCCGAATTCAAATTAATGAATCCTTCATTTAATAAACCAGTTATTTTGGGAGTGACTGAGCCGCAAATTTTGCTGCCATTTGGGCGCGCAGAATCATTTCAAGATAATTTAAATTCTCATAAGGGACCGCTTTCTTCTTGGACGGCGATTCGTTTGGGTGCCAGGGAAACGGTCGATCAATTAGCTAAACGATTGAGTGTCGATGCCGCTCAAATCAGGGAAATTAATGGTATTCCTAAAGGGATGAGAATTAAACCTGGATCAACAGTGATCATTCCTAAGTCTAAAAAAGCGGCGGATGTATCAGAGAGTTTGGCATCAAATGCCACGCTAAATCTCGAGAAAGAAGAGCAGGCTAAGAAGAAGGTTAAGGGCAAGAAAGTCGCCGCCAATAAAGCTGGGCAAAAGTTAAAACCCAAATCTAAAAAAGCGCCAGCTAAAGAAACTAAATTAGCTGAAAATCGTAAAAAATCTAACTAA
- the gloB gene encoding hydroxyacylglutathione hydrolase, whose translation MPKQILQVQPIAAYDDNYIWLLSDGYFAVVVDPGDAQPVIAYLKEHHLQLKAILITHHHADHVGGVAELHRWVIESSGEAPAVYGPMTEDIPLRNESLMQGDSLHLHAPACELFVMEVPGHTLGHLAFYVETESSKHLFCGDTLFASGCGRIFEGTPQQMFDSLMKLKQLPDDTLVHCAHEYTLSNIKFALAVEPNNHDLLDWQARAQALRNAGKPTLPTTVAHEKRVNPFLRSDTSSVVAKIRERQPLISNEPVHVFAALRAWKDGFK comes from the coding sequence ATGCCTAAACAAATATTACAGGTACAACCGATTGCTGCTTATGACGATAACTATATTTGGTTATTGTCGGACGGTTATTTTGCCGTAGTTGTTGATCCAGGTGATGCGCAGCCTGTTATAGCCTACTTAAAAGAGCATCACTTGCAGTTGAAGGCAATTTTAATCACTCATCACCATGCGGATCATGTGGGTGGAGTCGCAGAGTTACATCGTTGGGTAATCGAGTCTAGCGGGGAGGCACCTGCTGTTTATGGCCCGATGACTGAAGATATTCCTTTGCGAAACGAGAGTTTGATGCAGGGGGATAGCTTACATTTGCATGCGCCTGCGTGCGAATTGTTTGTGATGGAAGTGCCAGGACATACCTTGGGGCATTTGGCTTTTTATGTCGAAACTGAGTCAAGTAAACATTTATTTTGTGGCGATACATTATTTGCTTCAGGATGCGGACGTATTTTTGAGGGGACGCCTCAGCAAATGTTTGATTCTTTAATGAAACTTAAGCAATTACCTGACGATACTTTGGTGCATTGCGCCCATGAATACACCTTAAGTAATATAAAATTCGCCTTAGCCGTTGAGCCTAATAATCATGATTTGTTGGATTGGCAGGCTCGAGCGCAGGCTCTGAGAAATGCTGGTAAACCGACTTTGCCAACAACTGTAGCGCATGAAAAGCGCGTTAATCCCTTTCTTAGATCAGATACTTCATCGGTGGTGGCTAAGATTCGTGAGCGACAACCATTGATTAGTAATGAGCCTGTACATGTGTTTGCCGCTTTACGCGCATGGAAAGATGGATTTAAATGA
- a CDS encoding class I SAM-dependent methyltransferase: protein MNRAKPTSARKAPWTSWDAWLSSPPGKYVLEWEQAQFDHIVSDIFGYHALQIGLPQLLTLQENRMPLQIILRAPHDKPNQDDSMEHTWHAVDGIPEELPFTSQSLDLVILPHVLEFASDPHAVLREVERVLMPEGRVVISGFNPASLWGLRQYLSHILGQTPYLPREGQFIALLRIKDWLKLLNFSVDRGRFGCYRLPLRSKSGMKKMGFLEKAGDRWWPVLGSVFIVSAVKRVSGMTLVGKIDSKPSPTSSQLSPATNLTSPQRKIAQKDIHDS, encoded by the coding sequence ATGAATCGAGCAAAGCCCACATCAGCACGCAAAGCACCTTGGACATCTTGGGATGCTTGGCTAAGCTCACCCCCAGGAAAATACGTCCTAGAGTGGGAACAGGCTCAATTTGACCACATTGTGAGCGATATTTTTGGCTATCACGCCTTACAGATAGGTTTGCCGCAACTTTTAACCCTTCAAGAAAACAGGATGCCGCTGCAAATCATCCTAAGAGCCCCCCACGACAAACCCAACCAGGACGATAGTATGGAACATACTTGGCATGCTGTGGATGGCATACCAGAAGAACTGCCATTTACGAGTCAAAGTCTGGATTTAGTCATTTTGCCCCATGTTTTAGAGTTTGCCTCCGACCCCCACGCTGTCTTAAGAGAAGTGGAGAGGGTCTTGATGCCCGAAGGTCGCGTCGTCATCTCCGGCTTCAACCCAGCTAGTTTATGGGGTTTAAGACAGTATTTAAGCCATATCCTAGGTCAAACACCCTACTTACCTAGAGAGGGTCAATTTATAGCGCTGTTACGCATTAAAGATTGGCTGAAATTATTAAATTTCTCGGTTGATCGAGGTCGATTTGGTTGCTATCGACTACCCCTTCGAAGCAAATCAGGTATGAAAAAAATGGGATTTCTAGAAAAAGCTGGGGATCGTTGGTGGCCAGTATTAGGCTCGGTATTCATCGTATCTGCTGTCAAACGAGTATCCGGCATGACCCTGGTTGGCAAAATTGACTCAAAACCAAGCCCAACCAGCAGCCAACTCAGCCCAGCCACCAATCTAACTAGCCCTCAGCGAAAAATAGCTCAGAAAGACATTCATGACTCATAG
- the rnhA gene encoding ribonuclease HI, translating into MGKVTIYTDGACKGNPGPGGWGVVLKSGDKEKHLFGGEAQTTNNRMEMTAVIEALKALKLACHVSLYTDSKYVMQGVTEWMGGWKARGWKTAGKDPVKNVDLWQEIDSLLGKHQIDWHWVKGHAGHPGNELADALANKGVEKALSHLK; encoded by the coding sequence TTGGGCAAAGTTACCATTTACACAGATGGCGCCTGCAAAGGCAACCCTGGTCCAGGCGGCTGGGGCGTTGTGCTTAAGTCAGGTGATAAAGAAAAACACTTATTTGGTGGAGAGGCTCAAACCACCAATAACAGAATGGAAATGACAGCTGTCATTGAGGCACTCAAAGCACTCAAATTGGCGTGCCACGTGAGCTTATACACAGACTCAAAATATGTCATGCAAGGCGTCACCGAGTGGATGGGAGGATGGAAAGCCCGCGGTTGGAAAACAGCAGGGAAAGATCCCGTCAAAAATGTTGATTTATGGCAAGAAATTGACAGCCTTTTAGGCAAACATCAAATAGATTGGCACTGGGTCAAAGGCCATGCCGGACACCCCGGCAATGAATTGGCCGATGCCCTGGCCAACAAAGGTGTAGAAAAAGCCCTCAGCCACCTAAAATAG